In one window of Lytechinus pictus isolate F3 Inbred chromosome 19, Lp3.0, whole genome shotgun sequence DNA:
- the LOC135157626 gene encoding myoblast determination protein 1 homolog: protein MYPYSEVTSDSYSMSMSETNGHSCAYASAHCRGRNDQDQERSDTMIISSNNASIDNGYGHHHHHHHHRHSHVLAPVCSSEHGERRCLLWACSACKKKKKSSLFDKRRAATQRERRRLCKVNAAFEILKQRTCSNPEQRMPKVTILRNAIQYIERLQLMLHEADDQDAYLSSYGGMDCRDIDLCDEIRHGGNIMNGGNHTSLGHESSCRRVKIEERVSSLDHLSLMVENINTPCTFPGGRECRDKDKGAT, encoded by the exons ATGTACCCGTACAGCGAAGTTACATCTGATAGCTATTCGATGTCTATGAGCGAAACCAACGGTCATTCATGCGCCTATGCGTCGGCGCACTGCCGAGGACGAAACGACCAGGACCAAGAACGCAGCGACACAATGATCATCAGTTCGAACAACGCTTCCATCGACAACGGCTACggtcaccatcaccaccaccaccaccaccgacACTCGCACGTCCTGGCCCCCGTGTGCAGCTCGGAGCACGGCGAGCGACGATGCCTGCTGTGGGCGTGCTCGGCctgcaagaagaagaagaaatcgaGCCTGTTCGACAAGCGGCGGGCGGCGACTCAACGGGAGAGGCGGCGGCTGTGTAAGGTGAACGCCGCGTTCGAAATCCTCAAGCAACGGACTTGCTCGAATCCGGAGCAACGGATGCCCAAAGTGACTATTTTGAGGAATGCTATCCAATATATTGAACGATTACAATTGATGTTACACGAAGCTGATGATCAGGATGCGTACTTGAGTTCGTATGGTGGCATGGATTGCCGAGATATTGATTTATGCGATGAG aTAAGGCACGGAGGGAACATAATGAATGGCGGAAATCATACTAGTCTTGGCCACGAGTCTAGTTGCAGGAGAG TTAAAATTGAAGAACGAGTATCGAGCTTGGACCACCTTTCTTTGATGGTAGAAAATATCAACACACCTTGCACTTTCCCTGGAGGCAGGGAATGTCGGGATAAAGACAAGGGCGCCACCTAG
- the LOC129282645 gene encoding uncharacterized protein LOC129282645, giving the protein MITTSARTSFEQTTANEPTSSETTSTTYTTESVSMITTSGQTTTKQTSVNVPTSSATTSIAYTTGKAEYSSTLAENDMSNSSTQQSNVSFCHPNPCKNGGSCLETPEGFQCDCPTEFYNSTCSCQVIYTEYIKFNYDNRDYTFPGIHIPQGVTSFTFEVSADSNAIIGLTGYPDHYNMYEISIGKWNNTGGAIRRCNWSNWDSPCSSEVRRENDPAAMALSGIPAYDRFEISFADGHIQLFRDGHDGALMQWHDSSPLDVNFIGVSSDYGSRGFWKFPLNC; this is encoded by the exons ATGATTACTACTTCTGCACGAACGTCCTTCGAACAGACAACAG CAAATGAGCCTACCTCTTCAGAAACTACATCCACAACGTATACAACAG AAAGCGTTTCAATGATTACTACTTCTGGACAAACTACAACCAAACAGACATCAG TAAATGTGCCTACCTCTTCAGCAACTACATCCATAGCGTATACAACAG GGAAGGCAGAATATTCCTCAACGCTAGCAGAAAACGATATGTCTAACTCTAGCACCCAACAAAGCAACGTGTCAT TTTGTCACCCGAACCCTTGCAAAAATGGAGGGAGTTGCCTGGAAACTCCCGAAGGCTTTCAGTGTGACTGCCCGACAGAATTTTACAATTCAACATGCT CTTGCCAAGTGATCTACActgaatatataaaattcaactATGACAACAGAGACTACACATTTCCCGGTATACATATTCCACAAGGTGTGACGTCATTTACATTCGAAGTCAGCGCTGATAGCAACGCGATCATCGGACTTACTGGTTATCCCGATCACTATAATATGTACGAGATAA GTATCGGCAAGTGGAATAACACCGGAGGAGCTATCCGTCGGTGCAATTGGAGCAATTGGGATTCTCCTTGTAGCTCAGAGGTCCGCCGCGAGAATGATCCTGCGGCAATGGCACTTTCCGGAATCCCAGCGTACGACCGCTTCGAAATCTCCTTTGCTGACGGTCACATTCAGCTTTTTCGCGATGGCCACGACGGAGCTTTGATGCAGTGGCACGATTCAAGTCCGTTGGATGTTAACTTCATTGGTGTGTCCTCTGACTATGGATCTCGCGGGTTCTGGAAGTTCCCGTTAAAttgttaa